The Stenotrophomonas maltophilia genome includes a region encoding these proteins:
- a CDS encoding sensor histidine kinase codes for MPPASTSPWMPELCRLPRLAAMLGLAQLVVVVLALAPDGSRHWTFGELLSASGFALWLALAVTASLCLLRQALSRLPPVLGAVAAIVLATLIAVVCAGIVHALYAVLGDNFARGISFWRFTLGSAATTALIAALALRYFYVSDRWAAQVQANARAQADALQARIRPHFLFNSMNLIASLLHRDPAVAERAVLDLSDLFRAALGAGEGDSTLRDECELAERYLSIESLRLGERLQVRWQRDEPLPWDLPLPRLVLQPLVENAVLHGISRLPEGGTIELQLVREGKELQICVRNPAPDPQAPGLALARGAGHAQHSIAHRLAWRFGAAARMTAGWSEGYYACQVTVPIQ; via the coding sequence ATGCCCCCGGCCAGCACATCGCCGTGGATGCCGGAACTGTGCCGCCTGCCGCGGCTGGCGGCGATGCTCGGCCTGGCCCAGCTGGTGGTGGTGGTGCTGGCGCTGGCGCCCGATGGCAGCCGCCACTGGACCTTCGGCGAGCTGCTGTCGGCCAGCGGCTTCGCGCTGTGGCTGGCGCTGGCGGTGACCGCCAGCCTGTGCCTCCTGCGGCAGGCTCTGTCGAGGCTGCCGCCGGTGCTGGGCGCTGTCGCGGCGATCGTGCTGGCGACCCTGATCGCGGTGGTCTGTGCCGGCATCGTGCATGCACTGTACGCGGTACTGGGCGACAACTTCGCCCGCGGCATCAGCTTCTGGCGCTTCACCCTGGGCAGTGCGGCAACCACGGCACTGATCGCCGCGCTTGCCCTGCGCTACTTCTATGTGAGCGATCGCTGGGCCGCGCAGGTGCAGGCCAACGCGCGTGCCCAGGCCGACGCGCTGCAGGCGCGGATCCGGCCGCACTTCCTGTTCAACAGCATGAACCTGATTGCCAGCCTGCTGCATCGCGATCCGGCGGTGGCCGAACGCGCGGTGCTGGATCTGTCCGATCTGTTCCGTGCTGCCCTGGGCGCGGGCGAGGGCGACTCCACCCTGCGTGACGAATGCGAGCTGGCCGAGCGCTATCTGTCGATAGAGTCGCTGCGCCTCGGCGAGCGTCTGCAGGTGCGCTGGCAGCGCGATGAGCCGCTGCCGTGGGACCTGCCACTGCCGAGGCTGGTACTGCAGCCGCTGGTGGAAAACGCAGTGCTGCATGGCATTTCGCGGCTGCCCGAGGGCGGCACCATCGAATTGCAGCTGGTGCGCGAGGGCAAGGAGCTGCAGATCTGCGTGCGCAATCCCGCACCCGATCCGCAGGCGCCGGGGTTGGCGCTGGCGCGTGGTGCCGGCCATGCCCAGCACAGCATCGCTCATCGGCTGGCCTGGCGCTTCGGCGCCGCCGCGCGGATGACGGCTGGCTGGAGCGAGGGCTACTATGCCTGCCAGGTGACAGTGCCGATCCAGTGA
- a CDS encoding alpha/beta hydrolase has protein sequence MLQTVEQETGASPQWSVIWLHGLGADGHDFAPIVPELVRPHWPALRFVFPHAPVRPITINNGVPMRGWYDIVGMDFRSRADMAGVQESVLQLDALIAREIERGVAPEKIFLAGFSQGGAIILTAALSRTAPLAGLIALSTYLPEAESARRVDGAVQVPAFMAHGSSDPVIPQAVAVHSAQALQALGLEVEWHSYPMAHQVCAEEIQALGDWLQERLGAA, from the coding sequence ATGCTGCAAACGGTGGAACAGGAAACCGGCGCCTCGCCACAGTGGTCGGTGATCTGGCTGCACGGGCTTGGCGCCGACGGCCACGACTTCGCGCCGATCGTGCCGGAACTGGTGCGTCCGCACTGGCCGGCGCTGCGCTTCGTGTTCCCGCACGCACCGGTGCGGCCGATCACGATCAACAACGGCGTACCGATGCGCGGCTGGTACGACATCGTCGGGATGGACTTCCGCTCGCGTGCCGACATGGCCGGCGTGCAGGAATCGGTGCTGCAGCTGGATGCGCTGATCGCACGTGAGATCGAGCGCGGCGTCGCGCCGGAGAAGATCTTCCTGGCCGGCTTCTCGCAGGGCGGGGCGATCATCCTCACCGCTGCACTGTCGCGCACCGCGCCACTGGCCGGCCTGATCGCACTGTCCACTTACCTGCCGGAAGCCGAGAGCGCCAGGCGCGTTGACGGTGCGGTGCAGGTGCCGGCGTTCATGGCCCATGGCAGCAGCGACCCGGTGATTCCGCAGGCGGTGGCCGTACACAGCGCGCAGGCCCTGCAGGCGCTGGGCCTGGAGGTGGAGTGGCACAGCTATCCGATGGCCCACCAGGTCTGCGCCGAAGAGATCCAGGCGCTGGGTGACTGGCTGCAGGAACGGTTGGGCGCTGCCTGA